From the Choloepus didactylus isolate mChoDid1 chromosome 22, mChoDid1.pri, whole genome shotgun sequence genome, one window contains:
- the LOC119518693 gene encoding 60S ribosomal protein L7 yields MEGVEEKKKKVPAVPETLKKKRRNFAELKIKRLRKKFAQKMLRKARRKLIYEKAKHYHKEYRQMYRTEIRMARMARKAGNFYVPAEPKLAFVIRIRGINGVSPKVRKVLQLLRLRQIFNGTFVKLNKASINMLRIVEPYIAWGYPNLKSVNELIYKRGYGKINKKRIALTDNSLIARSLGKYGIICMEDLIHEIYTVGKRFKEANNFLWPFKLSSPRGGMKKKTTHFVEGGDAGNREDQINRLIRRMN; encoded by the coding sequence ATGGAGGGTGtcgaagagaagaagaagaaggtgcCGGCTGTGCCGGAAACCCTCAAGAAAAAGCGAAGGAATTTTGCCGAACTGAAGATCAAGCGCTTGAGAAAGAAGTTTGCCCAAAAGATGCTCCGAAAGGCAAGGAGGAAGCTTATCTATGAAAAAGCCAAGCACTATCATAAGGAATATAGGCAAATGTACAGAACTGAGATTCGAATGGCTAGAATGGCAAGAAAAGCTGGCAACTTCTATGTACCTGCGGAACCCAAATTAGCATTTGTCATCAGGATCAGAGGTATCAATGGTGTGAGCCCAAAGGTCCGAAAAGTGTTGCAACTTCTTCGCCTTCGCCAAATCTTCAATGGCACCTTTGTTAAGCTCAACAAGGCCTCAATTAACATGCTGAGGATTGTGGAACCATATATTGCATGGGGGTACCCGAACCTGAAGTCAGTAAACGAACTAATCTATAAGCGTGGTTACGGCAAAATCAATAAGAAGCGGATTGCCTTGACAGATAACTCTTTGATTGCACGATCGCTTGGTAAATATGGCATCATCTGCATGGAAGACCTGATTCATGAGATCTATACTGTTGGGAAACgcttcaaagaagcaaacaacttcCTGTGGCCCTTCAAATTATCATCTCCCAGAGGGGGGATGAAGAAAAAGACCACCCATTTTGTAGAAGGGGGAGATGCTGGCAACAGGGAAGACCAGATCAATAGGCTTATTAGAAGGATGAACTAA